A stretch of Zootoca vivipara chromosome 13, rZooViv1.1, whole genome shotgun sequence DNA encodes these proteins:
- the SPACA4 gene encoding sperm acrosome membrane-associated protein 4 — protein sequence MKHLMHMGLLYLLVCVLPSVFSKECYFCDITASTKCPATKMSCAEDEDCFVGQGAALGVSLIQNKGCTRSINCGKEQPVAHMGVTYSLVTNCCQGNLCNAAQFLKGPPLFLHLALPSILVLGLL from the coding sequence ATGAAGCATCTAATGCACATGGGCCTTTTATATCTTCTGGTCTGTGTGCTGCCCTCTGTATTTTCCAAAGAATGCTACTTTTGTGACATCACTGCCTCGACCAAATGCCCAGCCACCAAGATGAGTTGTGCCGAAGATGAAGACTGCTTTGTGGGTCAAGGAGCTGCTTTGGGTGTATCGCTGATCCAAAACAAGGGTTGCACTCGCTCCATCAACTGTGGCAAAGAGCAACCTGTCGCCCACATGGGGGTAACCTACAGTTTAGTCACCAACTGCTGCCAGGGGAATTTGTGCAATGCAGCCCAGTTCCTGAAAggcccccctctcttcctccaccttGCCCTCCCCAGCATTCTTGTGCTGGGTCTCCTCTGA